ATCCGCGGCCAGGTAAGCTCCCAGTATCCCGACCAGCAGGCCCATCAGGGAGTAGCTCGCCACACGGCCCGTGGAGTAGCCGATCAGCCGTGGCCACGCGGCTTTTTGCCCGGGAACAGCGAGCCCCAGTGCACCGGAAATGCCACCGCACATGCCGATACAGTGGCTGCTGCCGAGAAAACCGATTGCGAGCGCCGCTCCGAGTACACCCCAGTCGAACATCAGCGGCCCCCGTCCTGGTCACTGTCGTCATCCCGGGAGACTTCCGTGCGCTCTGAGCCACCAGCTTGGCGGGGCTTGTCATCTTCAAACAGGATGCGGCGCGCCTCGGTTTCCAGATCGTCATACTGGCCATTGTTGACCGCCCAGAAAAACAGCTTCACAGCGCAGGCAACAAAAAAGATCACGATGGGGACTAACAGGAAGATACTGTCCACTTACACCTCGGGATAGGGTTCGATTAACAGCCGCCTCACCGGGCTGGCTGCCAGCGGGACAAGCGCAGGGCGTTGGCCACCACAATCAGGGAACTCAGGGACATACCGATGGCAGCGGCCCACGGGGGGATCAGCCCCATGAACGCCAGGGGCAATGCCAACACATTGTACAGAATGGCCCAGCCCAGATTCTGGCGAATAATTGTGCGACATTTGCCCGCCAGAGCAAAGGCCCGCGGCAACGCTCGCAGATCGCCTTTGAGTAAAATGGCATCGGCACGGGACTGCGCCAGATCCGCCGCCGACATCATCGCCACCGACACGTCGGCACCAGACAGCACCGGCACGTCATTGATACCGTCACCAATCATCAGCACACGCTCATCGCGCTTCTGCAAGGCTTTCAGGCGCGCCAGTTTTTCCTCGGGGGTCGCGCCAGCCCGGTATTCCTCAATGCCAGACAGGGTCGCCAGGCGCGGGACTTCCGCAGACTGATCGCCGCTGAGTAATTCGGTGGCCACGCCCTGTGCACCCAGCATGGACACCGTATCGGGCGCGCTGGGCCGCATTTCGTCCCCAAGCCCCAGCCAGGCCACCGGTCCCTGCTGGTCCCCCAGCATCAGCCATTGCCCCTGCTCTGAGGGCGCGGCGTAGGGCGTCGCGGCGGCGTCGGCACTTGCCAGGGCCAATACAAATTCAGGCACGCCGAGACGATACTCGATACCCGCACAAGCGCCCGACACACCGCGGCCGGTCACCGCCTTTAACCCGGTGGCCGAACGATTGCCAAACCAGGGGCGGAAAGCCCGCGCCAGCGGGTGGTTATTCTGTGCCTCCAGCGCGGCGGCAATATCCCGGGCCGTCTCTTCGCGGACGCCTTCACGCAGCAGAATAATGCTGCGCAGCTGCGGCGCGCCCTCCGTGAGGGTGCCGGTCTTGTCAAAAATGACCCGTGTCACCTGTGGCAAGGTTTCCAGCACATGGCCGCGCGCCACCAGCAAGCCCAGCTGCTGCAGGCGCAATGTGGCCGCAGCCAGAGCCGCCGGTGTCGCCAGGGACAGCGCACAGGGGCAGGTTACCACCAGCACCGAGAGCGCCACCCAGAAGGCCCGACCGGGATCCTGCTGCCACCAGAATACGAAGGCCGCCACCGCAATAATCAGTACCGCAGCAATGAAGCGCCCCGCGATACGGTCCGCCAGCGCCGCCTGCGCGGGCTTGTCGAGCTGCGCCTGTTCGACAAGTTTCTCGATCGCCGACAGACGCGTGCCACTGCCGGCGGCGGTAATC
The nucleotide sequence above comes from Microbulbifer salipaludis. Encoded proteins:
- a CDS encoding heavy metal translocating P-type ATPase; translation: MSDSLAPRVPAQPASAAAAPDCASDCYHCGLPVAEGSHYAVRIDGIDRPMCCPGCEAVAGAIVAGGLDNFYRFREQSSERPEAAPAQRWQAYDLPQVQSEFVRDFSGTMSGVDDPQSLRVASLLVGGITCAACVWLIEKQLTAMTGVERVSVNASTHRAQIVFDPSRVEVSALFSALASIGYRPSPATAANNERMLQQERRAAMRRLGVAGLGTMQVMMFAIALYFGGSKGIDLQFEQFFRWVSLIVATPVVCYAALPFFGAAWRALRSGHLVMDVPVSLAIGLAYGASVYATVFDTGEVYFESVSMFTFFLLLGRFVEMRARHRAGLASGGLAQLLPLAALRQNADGEVESVPVAALAVGERILLRPGDTIPVDGEVVEGASGVDESILTGESALQQKRVGSPVFAGSVNGDSSLTVRITAAGSGTRLSAIEKLVEQAQLDKPAQAALADRIAGRFIAAVLIIAVAAFVFWWQQDPGRAFWVALSVLVVTCPCALSLATPAALAAATLRLQQLGLLVARGHVLETLPQVTRVIFDKTGTLTEGAPQLRSIILLREGVREETARDIAAALEAQNNHPLARAFRPWFGNRSATGLKAVTGRGVSGACAGIEYRLGVPEFVLALASADAAATPYAAPSEQGQWLMLGDQQGPVAWLGLGDEMRPSAPDTVSMLGAQGVATELLSGDQSAEVPRLATLSGIEEYRAGATPEEKLARLKALQKRDERVLMIGDGINDVPVLSGADVSVAMMSAADLAQSRADAILLKGDLRALPRAFALAGKCRTIIRQNLGWAILYNVLALPLAFMGLIPPWAAAIGMSLSSLIVVANALRLSRWQPAR
- the ccoS gene encoding cbb3-type cytochrome oxidase assembly protein CcoS — encoded protein: MDSIFLLVPIVIFFVACAVKLFFWAVNNGQYDDLETEARRILFEDDKPRQAGGSERTEVSRDDDSDQDGGR